In Stigmatopora argus isolate UIUO_Sarg chromosome 17, RoL_Sarg_1.0, whole genome shotgun sequence, the following are encoded in one genomic region:
- the pi15a gene encoding peptidase inhibitor 15-A: protein MQPDFLAFIFLCANCGTIALAVTVTAAPPAAPPAEPTAANFSSLDAGMDGASSSKSRRKRYISQTDMTAILDYHNKVRGKVFPPASNMEYMVWDDSLAKSAENWAHACMWEHGPSNLLRFLGQNLSVRTGRYRSILQLVKPWYDEVKDYSFPYPRDCNPRCPLRCYGPMCTHYTQMVWATSNKVGCAIHTCHNMNVWGSIWKRATYLVCNYSPKGNWIGEAPYKVGVPCSACPPSYGGSCNNNMCFPAMKTNYLHWFK, encoded by the exons ATGCAGCCTGACTTCCTGGCGTTCATCTTCCTTTGCGCAAATTGTGGGACAATTGCACTGGCTGTCACCGTCACCGCTGCGCCCCCCGCCGCGCCCCCCGCTGAGCCCACCGCGGCCAATTTCAGCAGCCTGGACGCAGGGATGGATGGCGCGTCTTCTTCAAAAAGCAGGAGGAAGCGTTACATTAGTCAGACCGACATGACGGCCATTCTTGATTACCACAATAAAGTGAGGGGCAAGGTGTTCCCCCCGGCGTCTAACATGGAATATATG GTATGGGATGATAGTCTGGCCAAGTCAGCTGAGAACTGGGCCCACGCCTGCATGTGGGAACACGGTCCGTCTAACCTCCTCCGGTTTCTGGGTCAGAACCTCTCCGTCAGGACAGGACG TTATCGTTCCATCCTTCAGCTTGTGAAGCCATGGTACGATGAGGTCAAAGATTACTCCTTTCCTTACCCCCGCGACTGCAACCCTCGTTGCCCCCTCAGATGCTACGGTCCCATGTGCACTCATTATACACAG ATGGTCTGGGCAACCTCCAACAAAGTGGGTTGTGCCATTCACACATGCCACAATATGAACGTTTGGGGTTCCATTTGGAAGCGAGCGACATATTTAGTCTGCAACTACTCGCCTAA GGGAAACTGGATTGGAGAGGCTCCCTACAAAGTCGGGGTCCCCTGCTCCGCCTGTCCCCCCAGTTATGGCGGCTCATGCAACAACAACATGTGCTTCCCCGCCATGAAGACAAACTACCTGCACTGGTTCAAATAA